The DNA sequence CAAGACGCGTTCATCAAGACCTTCACGCACCTCGGCGATTTCGACGCCGCCCGCTCGTTCGACGTGTGGTTCACGCGCATTCTGGTCAACGGCTGCCTCGACCGTTTGAAGGCGCGCACACGGCGTGAGCGGTGGATGGTGCCGATGACCGATAGCGCGGGCGCCGACGTGATGGCTCGCAGCGCCACACGCGAGGCGTCACCCGAAACGGCGCTGCTTCGCCGCGAGCGTGGCGCCCGCTTGCTCGACGCTGTGCGACGGCTGCCGGATCGCCAGCGTACGGTGATCATGTTGAGCCAGATCGAAGGCCATAGCACGCGCGAGGTGAGCGAGGTCACCGGACTGAGCGAAGCGACGATTCGGGTGCATCTCTTCCGCGCGCTCCGGCGCCTCCGTCGGTTGCTGGCCGATGATCCAGCATTTGCAAACGGTCGCCATGAGACGGAGAACGCCGAAGCGCGACGCGCGAAGGCGGAAGGCCACGCGCTCCCTACGGCAGCAAGTAGCGAGGGATCCTCGACCGCGTAAAACGCGCTGGTTACCACAGGCGCCGCAGCTGGTGAAGGCTGTAGCGTCGGGAGCTTGTGAGTGCTCGACAAATTGTGGACCGCCTGGCCCAGGGTACGGCATCTTGGGGAACGGCATCTTGCCGACCACGAGTTGTTGCGTATCACCGCCGCAGGTCAGGACACACTGCCCACTCCAGACGCACAGGATTCGGAGCGTCCTGACGCACGATCGCGAGCGCATCTGGCCGTCTGCGACATCTGCCGCCGACGCGCGGATCAGCAGCAGGCTGCACTTGCCGATCTCGCAGACGCGGCTCGCGGCTCGCTGGACGAGCTCTTCTCCACCAGCCGCTTGGAGCGCCAAGTCACCGCTGTCATGCGTCGCCTCGATGGCGATCAGGAGCGCGGTCGCCTGCTGCTGTTCCCGGGCCGTGCTGCCGTCCGCTTCCGTCCCGCCCTCTCGTCGCGTCGGTGGATCGCGGCCGCGGCGGCCGCCGGTCTGTTCCTTGGCCTCATGACCGGCCAATTCGTCTCGTTGGACCGGGCTGCGGGCCCATCGGTGAGCCGCGCGACCGCAACGGGCGTCCAGGCGCCGGCCCCAGCCGTACCGGCGTCGCGGCCGCTCGCGCCAAGCGTCGACGATGGAGAGGCGCTCCTGTTCGAAGTCGACGCTGCCCTCACCTCCCTGGGTAGCCCGGAGCTCAGGGCACTCGACAACCTCACGCCACGGGTCTCCGCCACGTTCGCGTCGGCGCAATATCAAGGTTCGAGGTAAGAGGTTCGAGGTTCGAGGTTTGTGGGGGTGTTTTGAAGCTCCCGGGCTTCCGGACGCCAGCCTGGGAGCGTCGTACACCCCAACCTTGACCCTCGAACCTTAAACCTCTTACCTCTATAATAGATAGGTTGTGCCGTCGCTGATTTTCCGCAAGGGACTCGATCTCAAGCACGCCGTCGCCGATGCCCTCGCCGACGACTACCACAGTGCCCTGGTCGATCGGATCAAGCAGAACGGCTTCCACCACCAGTCGGGCCGGTTGGTCGTCCACCTCGCGCGTGAGTTTGGTTTCTGCTACGGCGTCGATCGAGCCGTCGACTACGCGTACCAAGCGCGCAAGAAGTTCGAGGACCGCCGCGTGTACCTCACGGGTGAGATCATTCACAATCCCCAGGTCAACGGGCGGCTTCGAGCGGCGGGTATTCGCTTCCTGACCGACCCTGGCGAATCGGCCGAGAGGCTCGGCCGGGACGATGTCGTCATTCTGCCGGCGTTTGGTGTGACCGTCACCGATCTCGAATACCTGCAGAGCCGCGGCTGCACGCTCGTCGACACCACGTGCGGCTCCGTGCTCAACGTCTGGAAGAACGTCACACGCTACGCGCGTGAAGGCTTCACGGCCATCATTCACGGCAAGGTAAAGCACGAAGAGACGCGCGCAACCGCGTCGCAGGCACTGAAGTACCCCAGCGGCCGTTATCTCGTAGTGCTCAACGAGGCTCAGGCAGGCGCGGCGTGCCAGTACATCCGGCACGGAGGGGATCGATCCGGCTTCCTGTCACGGTTCAGTGCCGCAGCGTCACCCGGCTTCGATCCGGATCGCGATCTCGTGCGCGTCGGATTGGCCAACCAAACGACGATGTTGATGTCCGAGTCGTTGGCGATCGCCGAGATGTTCCGCGACGCCATGCGGGACCGATACGGCGAGCCGGCGCTCCCCGACCACTACCGTCACTTCGACACCATCTGCAGCGCCACGCAGGAACGACAGGACGCCATCGTCGAGCTGTTGAGCGAGCATCCGCTCGATCTCATGCTCGTCTTGGGCGGTTATAACAGCAGCAACACCTGCAACCTCGCGCGCCTCTGCGCGGAGCGCGTTCCCACCTTCCACGTTGCCGAGCCGCGGTGCCTGGTCTCGGACGACGAGATCCGCCACCGGCCGGTGCCTCCGTTGGGCCGACCGCCGCAGGCCGCGCGCGAGACGGTGGAGCGAGGGTGGCTGCCGTCAACCGGGCGCGTTCGTGTCGGTTTGACCGCCGGCGCATCGACGCCCAACAGCATCATTGGCGAGACGGTCGAGCGGCTGGCGACGCTCACAGGGCGAGCCGATCGGCCCCCTCACGTTAAGGATGTAAACCGCTAAGCCGCACTGTTATCAAGGTTTGTCGTAAATAGTGTGCCCGCCGTCGTCGTAGTCACAGGTTAGAAAGGCTCGCGCATGCCGCGCCGTTGGATCATCTCATTTCTGCTCATCGTTGCGTTCGTTGTTGGCGCCCCACGTCTGGCGGTGGAGCTGAAGGCGGGCTGTGCCCTGCCTGAGCATCCCGCTGCGGGAGCGCTCGAGGAAAAGCAGGCACGCAAGTGGTGGCGATGGGACCTCTGTCAGGCAGAAATCGGTCTCACCGACAAGCAATCTGACAAGCTCGAAGGGATTTTTCAGAGCCTCTTGCCGGATCTGCACCGCCTGAAGGAGGACCTCGATCAACGCGAGACCCATCTCTCGACCTTACTCGTCGAGGGAACGAAAGAGGCCAAGGTACGCGAGGCGATCGATCACGTCGAGGAATCGAGGAGCGAGCTGGGTCGCACCCGCGCGCTGATGCTCTATCGGATGTACAAGGTCCTCAGCCCCGACCAACGCCGAAAGCTCAAGGCGTTCTGGGAACGCCGCGAGAAGGAACAAGAGAGCTCCCAGGATCCCCCCAGCGCTCGGAGGCAGCTGTGAGGTTCCGATACCTCGTGTGCGCCGCTGCGCTCACCGGGGTTGTCGGGCTCGAGACCGCCGGCAACGCCACAGCGCAAACGACTCAGCCCGGCGCGCTCGGCGAACGCGCCCTGCCAGCATCGGACGCCCGTGTCGAGGAGCTGTTGGCGGAAGTGCGCGCACGGCAGTTGGCCCCGAGCCAACCAGAACTGGGCCAACCGGCAACGCCTGACACACCGGTCGTCGACCTTCGGCTGGACGAAGCGGTCAGCCTTGCGCTCGAGAACAACCCGACGATCGCCGCCGAACGGCTGAACCCGCGGCTCGAAGAGCTCAGCCTGGCCGGCCTGCGCAGCAACTACCGGCCGGTCCTCCAGACGACGATCACCCAGAACAACACGGTGCAACTGCCGCGGAATCAGCTCACGGGCGGCGAACGTGTCACGGATGACACGCAGACCTACACGTTTGGTGCGGACCAGGCACTACCCTGGGGCGGTGGTGGCTTCCAACTCTCGTGGCTGAACCGCCGACAAGAGTCCTCGAGCGAGTTCAATACATTCAATCCGCAGTACAACTCGTCGCTCGAGGCCGTGCTGACGCAGCCCTTGCTTCGCAACTTCCGGACCGATACCACGCGGACCGAGATTGAGCTCACGCAGATCAACCGGGACGTCGCAAATGTGCAGTTGCGAGCCACGTTGACGAACACCGCCGCCGACGTTCGCAACGCGTACTGGGATCTGGTCTACGGCATTCAGGCCGTAGAGGTGGCGAAGCAATCGCTCGCGCTCGCGCAGAAACTGGTCGAGGACAACCAGGCACGCGTCGAGGTCGGCGCCATGGCGCCGCTCGACGTGGTCCAGGCAGAAGCGGAAGCGGCGGCTCGTCGCCAGACGCTGGCGCAGGCGAGGGCCACACACCGGATCGCCGAGCTGTCGCTCAAGCGCTTGATCGTCACGGGAACGAGTGATCCGCGTTGGCACGCCCGACTCAATCCTGTCGACCAACCGAGCGTCAGCAAGCAGGACGTGGATGTCACCGTCGCGCTGAAGAATGCGCTCGGAAGCCGTACGGATCTTGCAGAGGCACGCCGCGGTCTGGAGGCCACGGATCTCACCACGCGTCTCTATAAGAACCAGTCGTTGCCGGCGGTGGACTTGGTGGCATCGTATGGGCTCCAAGGTATTGGCGGGACGCAAATCCTTCGCGACGGTGGCCTCGGCGGCGACGTGTCCGAAACGATCCCTGGCGACTTTGGGGACGCGCTTCGACGGATGACCGGCCGCGACTTCCCCACCTGGAACATCGAGCTCCAACTGAGCTATCCGATCGGGCCGAATCCTGCGGCCGCGAGCCACCAGCGCGCCCGTCTCCAGCGACAACAAGCTGAGATGGAACTGAAGGCGCTCGAGCTACAGGTCGCGACCGAGGTTACGAATGCGGCGCTGCAGGTGGAAAGCGCACTCGAGCAGGTGGACGCGGCAGAGGCCGCGCGGGAGCTGGCTCAACAGCGGCTCGATGCCGAGCAAACCCGGTTCGATGTGGGGCTCTCGACGGCGTTTTTCGTCGTGCAGGCGCAGCGCGATCTCGCCGATGCGGCCAATGTCGAGTTGCGCGGGGTGCTCGACTATCGCAGGGCGCTGGTGGAGCTCGAGCGCGTTCAGCTCGCGCCCGGCGGCAGTCTGTCGTTTGGCCCCTCGGGCGCCGGTGGCTTCGCCGCTGGCGGCGGTGGAGGCGCCGCAGGAACGGCGGGGCTCGGCGGTGGTAGTGGGGCGGCCGGAGGCGGTACCGGGGGTGCCGGAGGCGGCGGCGCGGCGGGCAATGGCCCTTCGCCTCAATGAGGGCCAAGAAGGCCGGTATAAGACATAGAACCGTCATGCGGAAGTTTCTCATCGCCTTCGCGCTCTTCGTCGCGGTGGCAGCAGGCGTCTTCTTCTATAGCCGCTCTGGCGCTCCTGCATCGGAGCGCCAACCGACGGGGGGGCGCGGCGGGAGGATGGGCGGCGAGCGTCCCACCCCGACCGTCGAGCTGGGAGCCGTCACGCGTGGCGAGATCAGCGCCAACTTGACCGTCGTCGGCAACCTGGTTGGCGCGCAGACCGTCGACGTCGGGCCGAAGGTAAGCGGCCGCCTAGAGGCTGTGGACGTCCGTATCGGCGATTCTGTGCGGCGCGGTCAGCGCTTGGCGCTCGTCGAGGACCGCGAGCTGCAAGAGCAGGTGCGACAGCAGGAGTCGGCCTACGAGGTGGCCCAGGCCACGATTCGGCAACGCGAGGCGGACCTGGGCGTCGCGGAATCGAACGCGCGGCGGTCGCGCAGTTTGTTCGAGCGCAAGATTCTCGCCCAACAGGCGCTCGAGGATGCCGAAGCTGCGGCACAGTCGGCGCGGGCGCAGCTCGACCTCGCGCGAGCGCAGTACTCTCAGGCGGGCTCTCGGCTCGAAGAGCTGCGGATTACCCTCGCCAACACCCGTGTGGTCTCGCCGGTCCATGGATTCGTCGGGAAGCGTTACCTCGATCCGGGTGTCCAGGTTTCCCCCGCGGGCCCCATTGTCTCCGTCGTGGACATCAGCCTCGTACGTCTCGTCGTGAATCTCGTGGAACGGGACCTCCGGCGGGTGCAACCTGGCGTGCCCGCGGTGGTCCAGGTGGACGCGTATCCCGGAGAAGCCTTCAAGGGTCGCGTGGCACGCCTCGCGCCCGTGCTGGATCCGGCAACGCGCACCGCGCAGATGGAGGTCGAGGTCCCGAATTCGGACTCGCGGCTGAAGCCTGGGATGTACGCCCGGGTCAGTCTGCAGACCGCGCATAGTCAAGATGCTCTCGTGGTGCCCAGAAACGCGGTGGTCGACCAGGAGGGCCGACGCGGCGTGTTCCTGGTGAACGAGCGGACGGCGCGCTTCACCGAGATTCGCACGGGCATCGAGGAACCCCAGCGAGTCGAGGTGGTGAGCGGCCTGAGCGAAGGCCAGCAGGTCGTCACAACCGGCGCGGCGGGCCTCCGGCACGGTGACGCGGTGCAGGTGGCCGACCAGCGAAGCGGCAACGGAACGTCTCGAGCTGAAAACAGGCCGACAGCACGGAAGCCACGCAGTGAAGACTGAGGGCCGCCTCGAGCCTTGACAAGGAACCAGCACTAGGAGCTCCCATGAGCATCCCACGCCTCGCCATCCACCGTCCTGTCACCGTCTTCATGCTCTGTAGCGTCGTCCTGCTGCTCGGCTCGGTGGCCCTTCTTCGCTTGCCCGTTGATCTGATGCCGGATCTCGAGATGCCGAGCCTGACGATCCGGGTCAACTACGAGGGCGTCGGGCCGCGCGAAATCGAGGAATCGATCACTCGGCCGATCGAGCGATCCGTCGCGGCCGTGGCTGGCCTCGATCAGATCAATTCGAGCTCGAACGAGGGCAGCAGCCAGGTGCGCCTCAACTTCACGTGGGGCACCGACATCGACGTCGCCGCCGACGATGTGCGTGCCCGGCTCGATCGCGTGCGGGGCCAGCTTCCAGAGGATGCCGACGCGCCCACGCTCTACAAGTTCGACTCGTCGCAGTTCCCAATTGTCTTCATTGCGGTCGCTGGCGACTTCGATCCGGTGACGCTGCGCGAGCTCACGGAGAACGATCTCATGCCGCGCTTCGAGCGCATCTCGGGTGTCGCGGCGGTTGAGGTGCGGGGCGGCCTCGCCCGACAGATTCTCGTCGAGCTCTCGCGCGAAAAGACGACGGCGCTCGGACTCCCGGTCGATCAGGTGGTCCAGCTCCTCCAGAGCGAGAATCAGAACGTCCCGATCGGCGAAATCGACGAAGGCGACCTCACGTATCTCCTTCGCAGCCCAGGCCAGTTCACGGATCTGGACGACATTCGCAATATTGCCGTGATGACGCGCGGTGGCGTCTCGTCAGCGACGCCGCAGACGGCGTCGTCTGGTTTCGGCGTCCCGGTCTACCTGCGCGATGTGGCCGAGGTGCGCGACGGGACCGAGGATCGGCGCTCCTACGTGACGCTCGATGGAAAACCTGGCATCCGCCTGACCATCACGAAGCAGTCTGGCGAGAACACGGTCGCCGTGGCCGAGAGGATCAGCGCGGAGGTCGAGCGCATCAACCGCGAGATGCCAAGCGTCAATTTGCGGATCACGCGCGATATGTCGATCTTCATCCAGCAGTCGATTGCCGCGGTGCGCGAGGCGGTGCTGCTCGGCTCCGTGCTGGTCGTCCTGATCATCTTCATCTTCCTGCGAAGCTTTCGCTCGACGCTGATCATCTGCGTGTCGATCCCGATCTCGATCATCGGCACGTTTGCGTTGCTCTATTTCGGTGGCTACACGCTGAACACGATGACCTTCGGGGGGCTCGCGCTCGGGGTGGGCATGATCGTCGACGCCTCGATCGTGGTGCTCGAGAACGCCCAGCGGCACATGGAACTGGGCAAGGATCGCGTGCAGGCGGCCATCGATGGCAGCGAGGAAATGTGGTCGGCAATCGTGGCCTCCACGCTGACCCACATCGCCGTCTTCGTGCCGCTCTTCTTCCTCGCCGGCTTCTCGAGCATCCTCTTCAGGCAGCTCTCGGTCGTGGTGATCTTCTCGCTCATGATGTCGCTGTTCGTGGCGGTGACGCTCGTGCCGGTGCTCTGCGCGCTGCTGCTGAAGGCGCCCGTCAAGGGCGAGGCGCGTCGCGGGTGGTCCGGCCGCATGTTCGAGACGAGCGAGCGGTGGCTCCAGCGCGTCGATGACGGCTACCGAGGCTTCCTGCATCGTGCGCTCGCTCACCGGCCGACGGTGCTCGCCACCGGAACAGGCCTGTTCGTCCTTGCCCTCTTCATCCTGCCGCTGCTCTCCTTCGAGCTGATGCCGCAGACCGATGAGGGTGAGGTCGATGTCGACATCGAGCTGCCCGTGGGCACGCGCATCGAGCGGACCGAACAGGTCCTGATCCAGATGGAACAGATGGTTCGAGAGGCGGTCCCGGAGGCGATAAGCCTTTTCACGGAAGGCGGCGGTGGCGGATGGCGGGGCGGCTCGACGCACGAGGGTGAGATCGAAATCCAGCTGACCCGCAAGGAGGAGCGATCGCGCTCCAGCGAGGAGATCGCACAGGCGCTGCGGCGAGAGCTGTCGGGCCTCCCCGGCGTGGAGGTGCGTGCCCGCGCTTCGGGCGGCAATTTTGCGCTGAACCGTATCCTGGGCGACCAGGCCGAATCCCGTCTCTCGCTCGAGATTCGCGGGTACGATCTCGAGGACGCCAGGCGCCTATCCTTGGCGGCCCGGGACGCCATGCAGACCCTTCCAGGCATTACCGACGTCCGTATCGACCGCGAGGAGGGGCGTCCCGAGATGGCGATTCGGGTCGACCGTGACAAGGCAGCCACACTCGGCATGGGGGTGGGGCAGGTTGCCGACACGCTGCAGACCAACATCGCTGGTAGACAGGCGGCCTTCTATCGCGAGCGCGGCGAGGAGTACCCGATTATCGTGCGTCTTCGCGAAGAGGACCGGCGGCGCGTGACCGACGTGGGCGACGTGCTCGTCACGACCCCGTCCGGGAGCATCGTCCAAGCAAAGAACCTCCTGAACCTGCAGCCCGACGCTGGTCCTACCGAGATCGACCGGAAGAATCAGCAGCGGATCACCACCGTGAACGCGGAGATCGAGGTGCCGCTCAGCGAAGCCGTTTCCCGCGTCCGGGAGATCCTGCCTCGGCTCGATATTCCGCACGACTTCACGGTGGGATTTGGTGCGGAGCTCGAGGAGCAGCAGAAGACGTTCCGGCAGCTCCAGTTGTTGCTCGTGCTCGCGATTCTCCTGGTCTATGCGGTGATGGCATCGCAGTACGAGTCGCTCCGCGATCCGTTCATCATCATGTTCTCCGTCCCGCTCGCGGCGATTGGCGTTGTCGGCATCCTGTGGCTCACCAACACAGCGTTCAGCTTGCAAGCGTTCATTGGGGCCATCATGCTGGCGGGCATCGTGGTGAACAACGCCATTCTGCTCGTGGACTACACCATCACGCTCCGGCGCAGAGACAAGGTGCCGCTGCGTGAAGCCGTGGAGCTCGCTGGCCGCACACGACTCCGGCCCATCTTGATCACCACCCTCACGACCGTCCTCGGTCTCGTGCCCATGTCGCTCGGCTATGGTGAGGGCGCCGAGCTACAGGCCCCCCTCGCGCGCGTGGTGATTGGCGGGCTCATCACGTCCACGCTCATCACGCTGGTGTTCGTGCCAACGCTGTACACCATCTTCGAGGAAGGCTTCAGGGGCTTGCGCCGAGCGCCTGGCCGGGAGCCTGCAGCGCAAGCGCCCGAGGTGGCGGTCGGCAGGCGCGCGTAACCACAGAGGACACGAAGGGTACGAAGGACACAAAGATTTCACCACGAAGGACACGAAGAGCACGAAGAAACCAATTGGATTTTCTTCTTCGTGAACTTCGTGTCCTTCGTGGTTGATCCTTCGTGTCCTCAGTGGTGAACTTTCGTGGTCTTCGCGGTTCGCCGGCACCACGCCCTTCCCCTTGCTGCTACAATCTTTCCCCATTGCCCACCCCGTGCACGATGAAGCGTGTACGGCCAATCCAATCGTGTCATAAGGAGAACCATGCGAAGGGTGTGGACTCGCCTTCTGCTGTGTGGGTGTTCGCTTGCCTGGCCGCTTGCGGCTCAAGCTCAACTGACAACGGGGACGATTGCTGGTGCGGTAACCGACGATTCCGGCGCTATCCTGCCGGGCGTGAGTGTCACGGTGGAGAGCGATCGGCTCATCGGCGGTTCGCGAAGCACGATCACGGATGATCGCGGCGAGTACCGTTTCGACAATCTCGTCCCAGGGACGTACGCGCTGCGCTTCGAGCTCACCAGCTTCAAGGCCGTGGAGCGCGAGGAGATTCGCATTGCGGCAGGCTTCGTGGCCACCGTCGACATGGTGCTCGAGCTCGGTGATTTGGAGGAGACCGTCACGGTCAGTGGCGCGGCACCGGTCATCGACACGAGGTCGAACGTGCAGCAGACGATCATGAATCAAGAGCTGCTCGAGGAGATCCCAACCGGGCGCGACGTCTGGTCGGTGGGTAAGCTCATTCCGGGCGTCACGGTGGCGACCTATGATGTGGGCGGCACACAGGGCATGCAGCAAAGCGCCGTGTCTGCGCACGGCTCGCGCTCCGACGACAAGACCTTCGCGATCGACGGTCTCGCGGTGAACTGGCCCGGCGGCGGGGGTGGCTCCACGATGGTCTATTACGACCAGGGCATGTTCGAGGAGGTGAACTATCAGACGTCGGCCATTCCCGCCGAGATTGCCATCGGCGGCATCCACATGAACATGGTCACCAAGTCCGGGGGAAACACGTGGCGCGGGGATGCACGTTACTACTGGGCCGATGACAGCCTCCAGGCGGAGAACTTCGACCAGGTCAGCGAACAGTTCGACTTCCCCGGTGGCAACCCCATCACGGAGCAGTACGACCTCAACGCGACGCTCGCAGGCCCCGTCGTGCGCGACCGTATTTGGTTCTTCGGGTCGTACCGGCGATGGAAGGTCGATAAAGAGCTGCTCGCCGTCTTCAATTCGGATGGGACGAACGCCATCGACGATAACCTGATCTGGAACGGCTCTGGCAAGCTCACGATTCAGCCACGGGCTGGATCCCGCAGCAAGTGAGCCCGGCCGGGACGTGGGTTCCCGAGCGGCAGCTCGAGCGCCGAGACGTCTACGAGCAGTGGATGCCGGTTTGGCGCGCTGGCGTTGTCTACGACCTCTTTGGCGACGGGCGCACTGCAATCAAGGGTAACTATAGTCGGTACGGCTTCCAGGTCGGGATCGACCATGTCACGCAGATACATCCCTTCACGCTCACGCTCGCCAACATCCCCTGGTCCGACCTCAACGGCGACGACTTTCCGCAGACCGGCGAGCTTGGCACGTTCGAGGGCTTTGCGGGGGCGGCGACCACACGGTATGCAGATGCCGACGGGCCCGACTGGGGCTACTCGGACGAAATCACCGCCGGCATCGAACATCAGCTCCTGGGCGACATTCGTGTCGGCGCCATGTACCACCATCGGACGAATCGCAAGAATATCGGCTTCCGGAACGCGGCGGTGCCTCCCGACGCCTATGTACCCACCGAGATCGCTGATCCCCTCGGCGGGGGGACGCTAACGTTCTACAACCTCGATCCCGAGTTTCTCGGCCTGCAAGACAATGTCCGGGAGAACATCCCGCTCTTGGACACCGACTACGACGGTATCGAGGTAACCGCAGCGAAGCGATTCGCAGATCGGTGGCAGCTGTTGTTCGGCTATACCTTCGGCACCAACGAGGGAGGCATCGACCTCGGAGACTTCAACGATCCCAACAACCTGATCAACCAGCAAGGCAAGGTCGCCAACGACTCCACGCACAGTTTCAAGGTGGCCGGAACCTGGGTGATCCCGCGGGCGGAGATCTCGCTCAGCAGCAGCCTCGTGCGCAACACGGGATATCCGAGGCAACCGACCTATCAGATCAATCGCGAGATCTACCCAGACCTCACGCGGTCCACGCAGAACCTGCGGCTCCTCCCGCGAGGTGAGCTACGGGTGCCCGATGTGACAATGATCGATCTCCGAATCTCGCGACCGTTCCGCTTCGGCACGACGACACTCGAGCCGCAGCTCGATATCTTCAACGCCACCAATGCCGACACGATCGTGGGCGTGGTCGACCAGATCGGCTCGCGCTACGGCTTCCCAACGGAGATTCTGGCGCCCCGCCTCGTGCGCGTTGGTCTTGTCATTCGATTCTAAGGGCGAGAAGCTGTCTTAAAGCCGGCTCCTGAAGTTCGACGTCGACTCGTGGCGAGTGATGGAAGGAAAGCTCACGCCGCGAGCACGAAAGGCGCTCGACACACTTCGGGAGGAGGGAGCACCGTTCACGAGTGGCATCCAGCAGCCTGTATATATGGTAATATGTCGATATGGTCAAAGCGACCTTCACGCTCGATGACGAGACGATGCAGACGATCCGGGCCATCGCGGAACGCAAGAAGAAGGCGCAGAGTCTCGTCGTTCGTGAGGCGATCGCTGTCTACGCTAGCCGAGAGGAGAAGCTCAGTGACGAGGAGCGTGCGCGGAAGCTGCGCGTGATCGACAATCTGATGTCGCGAGCTCCCACGCGCCCGCAGGCCGAGGTGGACGAGGAGTTGCGCGAGATCCGCCGCGGCCGACGGCTCGGGTGGCGGCGGCCGGCAGAGTGATGTTGGTTCATCTGGATACATCGCTGCTGGTCGATGCCTTTACTGGGACTGGACGTTCCCTGGAAGCCCTCCGCACGGCGACAGCAGACGGTGACGTCATCACCTTCTCGACCATCGTGTTGTACGAGTGGCTTCGTGGACCGAGGGCAGAAGGCGAGAAGGAAGCGGTCGACCAGTTCTTCGCGTCTGACATGCTCGCGGTCTTTGGTGCGCGTGAGGCAGAGCGCGCTGCGGCGCTGTACCGACAGGTGAAGCGAGCGCGGCAGCGCCAGGCCGACCTCGCGATCGCCGCATGCGCCCTCGAGCATAGTGCCTGCCTCTGGACACTCAATCGCGCGGACTTCGACGACATCTCGGAGCTCACACTCTATGAACGGTAGAGATGGGATCCGCGTGGCCGGAGTGAAGAGAAAGACAGTTATTCTCCTCATATTATGATTAGAATGCGCTTCTAATCTGGCCCCTCGCCTTCCCGTGAGCGTGGAGGCGAGCGCGCAGCTCGGCCACCGTCATGCCGGTAATCGGATCGAGCCAGTCGGAGGCGATCTCACTCAGGGGATCGAGCACGAACAGGCGCTCGCGAAAGCGCGCGTGTGGCACGTGTAGCCCTGGCTCCTCGACGATATAGCTGCCAAAGAGAATGAGATCGAGATCGAGAGTGCGTGGCGCGTAAGAGTGCGGCGCAGCTCCGGCCATCGCCTGCGGTGTCGTCTTGTCGGGGCGCGACCGACCGCGTTCTTGCTCGACTTGGAGCAGGAAACCCAGGAGCTCTCGAGGGCCAAGCGCGGTTACGCCGACGACGGCGCTGTTGAGGAAGTCTGGTTGCGGCTCGTCTCCTACCGCCTTCGTCTC is a window from the Luteitalea sp. genome containing:
- the folK gene encoding 2-amino-4-hydroxy-6-hydroxymethyldihydropteridine diphosphokinase yields the protein MRLSRVAIALGSNLGDRRAHLEYARARLPEHLSHLTASSVHETKAVGDEPQPDFLNSAVVGVTALGPRELLGFLLQVEQERGRSRPDKTTPQAMAGAAPHSYAPRTLDLDLILFGSYIVEEPGLHVPHARFRERLFVLDPLSEIASDWLDPITGMTVAELRARLHAHGKARGQIRSAF